The Paenibacillus dendritiformis region GGCAATCTCGGATAGACCGATTCCGTATTTCTCCGACAGAATCAGCAGATTGGCCAACACATCGCCCAACTCCTCAACCAGCTCCTGTCTGAGCTCCGCCGAGGATAATTGCGTCTCATCCGGACGATCCCGGCCGATTTCCAGAGCCCGCACTACTCTGGCCACTTCCCCGACTTCTTCCATCAAAAAGCCGACTCGAATAAAAGAGTTATATTGCGACCATTCCCGCGACTTGTAAAATTCACTTACCCATTCCTGAAATGCATTCATATCCATTTCCGTTCTCTTTCCTTCCTTATGTAAGATGTCTATACTAGATAATGCGTACTATCGAATTGAAGGAGATGCCATACTTATGAAAAAAATATGTGTATTTGCCGGCTCCAACCTGGGCAACCACCCCGACTTCGCCGCCTTGGCGAAAGAACTTGGCCAAGCATTGGCCGAACAACAATTCGAACTGGTCTATGGCGGTTCAACTGTAGGGCTGATGGGCGAAGTCGCCAACGAGATGCTCCGTCTCGGCGGCAGAGTGACCGGCGTCATGCCGCGCGGCCTGTTCCGCGGAGAGTTGATGCACAGCGGCTTGACCGAATTCATCGAAGTAGCGGACATGCATGAGCGCAAGGCGACCATGCACCGCCTGTCCGATGCATTTATCTCCCTCCCAGGCGGGCTCGGGACATTCGAAGAACTGTTCGAAGCGCTAAGCTGGGCTCAGCTCGGCATCCACAAAAAGCCGATCGGCGTGCTCAACATTCAAGGCTACTTTACGCCGATGATCGAGATGATTCGCCACTCCATCCAGGCCGGATTTGCCAGAGCCGAGCACGAACAGCTACTGCTCTCCTCGACCGATCCGCGTGAGCTGCTAAGCATGCTGGAAAGCTATAAAACGCCGGAGTTCGGCAACAAATGGAATCAGCTTGACTAAACTGCGTCCGCTATTGTAACTATGCAAGTTCATCTGTGGAGATTTCCGCGTGGCCTTCCAGGCTCTCCACAGATAGAACATAGCATAGGCTTCCCAACCGTCTCAACTGCCGGCATAGCGTCGTATCTCATCCAAGCCGAATAACACTCCCGACTCCATCCACCGCTCGTTAACATTGCTCCTGCCCTGCACCCTTCCCATTCCTTCTGCGCGCATACTATCTAATACTTTATCTTATTTTTTCGATAAGAACAAACGATCGCTTCTCCTGTTGCCTTTCTTGTGAGGGGACCTCTGTTTTCCAATTCCCTGGCCAAGCATGGTGTCTTCCGTTCCTTAACAGCACTCTCCCATCGAATCAGAATCCTGGCCGAATATGTTTTGAGTACTCCTTTGCAGTACTATCCCTTCCCATCAGAATCGCTCCCTGAAATGTTACCCCAAAAAAATCCCTATTTCCAATCCGTAATATTCCATTTTCATCTTGATATAAGAACTAATGTTCGATATAATTAAAACAGAACAAACGTTCTTTTTGAAGGAGGTTGACGATGGTGGTGGATAGTCTGGAGAACATAACTACCCTTGAGGAATTATACCGCCGCTTCCCGACGGAATCGGCATGCGCTGATTACCTTGTTCAATGGAAATGGCCGCACGGCTTCTCTTGCCCGCGATGCAATCATCATAGCGCTTATATGACGAAGACTCGCCGGCTTCCTATCTATCAATGCCGCGCTTGTCGCCATCAGACCACGCCCACCGTCGGCACCGTTATGGAAGGCAGCCGCACGCCTCTGCGCAAGTGGATGGCGGCCTTCTGGCTATTTTCCCGTGCTCAGGAAGGAATCAATGCCGTTCGCCTTCGCTCCCTCATACAGGTTACATATAAGACCGCCTGGTCGATGCTTCATAAGATACGGGCTGCAGTCAGCCATGCCCACGCTAAGAAGCGGCTTTCCGGCGAGGTTCATGGCATTGTCGTTTTCTATGGCAGAGCCTACCGTCCATCTGTCGAACTCCATCCAGGGGAATGCGCTCTCATTGTTGCTGAATCCATCGAGCCGGAAGGGGAGCTTCCTCAGCTCAAGATGACGCTGGTTGACCGACAGCATGTTATCGAAAAACGCCTGTACCGCTCCGGTAGCGAACAGTTTATTAACGATCACGTCGAGCCATGCTCTGCTGCTCGCGTCTCCATTATCGATCAGTTTTTTCGAGTACGCAGAAATAGCCCTTTATATCAGACATTCCGACAAGCATGCCGTTGGCTGAACGATACGTTTCACGGAATCGGGTCCAAGTACTTGCAGCGCTATGTAGATGAGTTTATTTTCCATGAAAATTTGGATAAGTCCGTAAGTCCGTGGTCACGGTTGCTTTCGTTATGCACATCCGTTGGGCCCCGTTCATTCCATGGCACTGGACTACATACAAGAGCTAACGCATTTCACTCGATATCACTTGCTGCTTAATTCTTTTTATTGTCCGTCTATTTCTATCCGGCTTGCACACATAGTGCCAGCTAGCTTTATTGGGTTGTTAAATCTGAGCCCATGGGAGAGTGCTAATAAGGACGTAGAACCCCCTGGATCATCCCTGCCTATCAACTTAGTTCATCATCCAGAATTCAATTATCTTGCCCTAGCACCCCAGCTCACCATCCAGATTCATTTATCGTGGCCCATAACTTGGTTCATCCTCCAGATTCACTTATCGTGGCTTATCAGCCTAGTTCCACGATCCAATCCTGGCCTCTTATCCTGGCCCTCATCCCTGAGAGTGGCCTCCGTGCACAAATTTTCACTGGAATTGGATACCACAATCATCCAATCGTATACTGGTCAATTCTGCTATTTTCACATATGATTATTCGGTAGTCATTCTAGTAATTGCCACGGTACGAAAAACAAGAATATCGAAAGGATGGTATCCAGAACAATGAAAGCAATGAGAAAAGTGATCAGCGGGCTTCTGGCCGCCACGCTTCTGCTGGCACCGGTATCCGCGTTCGCGGCGGAAAATGTAAAACTGAATGTCAATTTCAATGAAGCACGCGTCAAAGTGAACGGCAAACTTGTGCAAAGCAACGTCTTGCTGTATAAGTACAAGGTCTACGCTACCGTCGAAGGGATGGCTAATCTGTTCCAACTCGATTATTTGTACGATGAAGACAGTACTTCCTTCTATCTTGGCATGCTTCCGGCCGGGGCAATCTCTGACGAGGTTATTGAAGCATGGGATTCGCTCGGCAAAGAGGCAAAGAAGACCGGCGAGTTGGGAGAGGTCGCTGGCGATCGCAGCGTAACTGGCATAGTGAATGAATACAAGGTAAGCATTCACGCCATCCCGATTGAAGACGATACCCTCTCGATCGGAGGGAATTTATATGTTTCGTTCCAGGCAGTTGCCGATATTTTAGGGCTCAAAATGAAATATGATAAAGCCACGAATACAACCTATGTCGGGTCGATTCCGGACTCCATTTTGAACCCTCCGAAGAAAGATTCCGCCAAAAGCAAGACGGCACAGAACAAAAAGTCAAAAATGTATGATGTGGCCGCAAGCGGAGATATGAAGGGTTGGCGCTTGCTGAAGGGCCATCCTAATGAGAAAAGCATAGCCGTTTATTACAAACAAGATGGCTCCATGTTGCAAATGGAATTCAAAGATATCCGCAAGGTCGATTTGAAGCGCAAAGTGCAGTGGGTGGATGATAATGGATATAAGCATACCAACACCGTTGGTGAAATCTACCACTTGTTCACACTAAGCAATGAGTACACTTCGGACTGGTTCAGCTCCAAATTCGGCAAGCTGTATACCGATTGGATGATGGTTCAAGCCTTTCATGGCGAGAACCTCGTGGAAGATTATCTGAGATCGAAAGGCAAGCTGAAGTAAGCGGCATCTGTTCATCACGATGTTGTGCTATGGCGATCCTGGCCAAAGCGTTATAATAGAATCGAGTGTAAAAACACGGTCCGGTTGGTAGTCCGGGCGCATTCGCTTCCGCAATGAA contains the following coding sequences:
- a CDS encoding MazG nucleotide pyrophosphohydrolase domain-containing protein produces the protein MDMNAFQEWVSEFYKSREWSQYNSFIRVGFLMEEVGEVARVVRALEIGRDRPDETQLSSAELRQELVEELGDVLANLLILSEKYGIGLSEIAEGHMNKLSERFGTATPNK
- a CDS encoding TIGR00730 family Rossman fold protein; translation: MKKICVFAGSNLGNHPDFAALAKELGQALAEQQFELVYGGSTVGLMGEVANEMLRLGGRVTGVMPRGLFRGELMHSGLTEFIEVADMHERKATMHRLSDAFISLPGGLGTFEELFEALSWAQLGIHKKPIGVLNIQGYFTPMIEMIRHSIQAGFARAEHEQLLLSSTDPRELLSMLESYKTPEFGNKWNQLD
- a CDS encoding transposase — encoded protein: MDSLENITTLEELYRRFPTESACADYLVQWKWPHGFSCPRCNHHSAYMTKTRRLPIYQCRACRHQTTPTVGTVMEGSRTPLRKWMAAFWLFSRAQEGINAVRLRSLIQVTYKTAWSMLHKIRAAVSHAHAKKRLSGEVHGIVVFYGRAYRPSVELHPGECALIVAESIEPEGELPQLKMTLVDRQHVIEKRLYRSGSEQFINDHVEPCSAARVSIIDQFFRVRRNSPLYQTFRQACRWLNDTFHGIGSKYLQRYVDEFIFHENLDKSVSPWSRLLSLCTSVGPRSFHGTGLHTRANAFHSISLAA